A genomic region of Pseudoalteromonas rubra contains the following coding sequences:
- a CDS encoding M9 family metallopeptidase, producing MYKVIKMTPLVIALSSASGWAHGDRETATPINDFNAVDVAHIHADTEYKADAMHSNRQITPKTEQPFASRVFMSFSNALSTSTVCPDEVFSHLSGSVFLEAIRRHGKVCIDTLFNDKPETLTLGAYTDANFATVINELNNRLVNYDGQTDVPYLSDLFYWLKAYAYYDFRRFVNPTTQQAMVSAINTLYASDHFFDKTETNAQLIRSATGIIKNAQIGQFLVPLTLGLLARYDESYEQINDWGRSATPLFWQVLNDCARDTSCRSQQHTHALIDAITGFINDNLNWLSKSENDYHLFNLGYQLVNFYRGEQDPHFAQLESKLQTEITRILNSYGPLKTNRERTLYLAVLESINYNRQCDAYAVCDKPQEIISQVLGNRLMCPSGNLFIWAQDMTAEQLAWTCNSLKAHEDHFHQLLRTDRVPVTPDDNDSLRMVIFNDKKEWVTYGGVLFNVSTNNGGTYREGDPSAPGDQATFYAYEHVSERPVFDIWNLRHEYVHYLEGRYISKGDFHDSNSAGRTVWFGEGIAEYSSLKNCNPYAVEEARKGTYSLSTIFSNEYGVGQTRIYDWGYLATRFMYEQQNAAFFDMLTLFKEGDFARYRSELVDKWVAQKLYDDQFANWLGQVDSTGCVIDTTRPPSPVEPVNVDDIQGSDQVGINACGVQSASDRTLAGQARCLSGTDTRQLKEYPIYVPEGLQNVSLEITLRHGTGNADLYYEYGRPDNGWRYTHESTGPNNDETLVLDNIEKGWHYIAVGTETGYQDATLLARYIQQPITGENELQNGVAVPVNVSDSGQLMYTMAVPAGATNITFNTTGGTGELDLHVKFGNEASKTDYDCRPWKVGNRETCYFSTTSGGVYYILLSADPMFSGATLTGRYDIN from the coding sequence ATGTATAAAGTAATCAAGATGACACCTCTGGTCATCGCGCTAAGCTCAGCCTCTGGCTGGGCGCATGGTGACAGAGAAACAGCGACACCCATAAATGACTTTAATGCTGTCGACGTTGCGCATATCCATGCCGATACTGAGTATAAAGCGGATGCAATGCACAGTAACAGGCAAATCACACCGAAAACTGAACAGCCTTTTGCAAGTCGTGTTTTTATGTCTTTCAGTAATGCGCTTTCGACTTCAACCGTTTGCCCCGATGAGGTATTCAGCCATCTCAGTGGTTCAGTTTTTCTGGAGGCGATAAGACGTCATGGTAAAGTCTGTATCGATACCTTGTTTAATGATAAGCCTGAAACTCTGACTCTGGGGGCCTACACAGATGCTAACTTTGCCACCGTTATCAATGAACTGAATAACCGCTTGGTTAACTACGATGGTCAGACTGATGTTCCCTACCTTAGCGATCTGTTTTATTGGCTAAAAGCCTATGCGTATTACGACTTCAGACGTTTTGTGAACCCGACGACACAGCAAGCTATGGTTAGTGCTATCAATACTCTCTATGCCAGTGATCATTTCTTTGATAAAACAGAGACCAACGCACAATTGATCCGCAGTGCGACAGGCATCATTAAAAATGCACAAATAGGTCAGTTTCTGGTGCCACTGACGCTTGGTCTGTTAGCCAGATACGATGAATCCTATGAGCAAATTAATGACTGGGGGCGCTCAGCAACCCCTTTGTTCTGGCAAGTTCTGAATGACTGTGCGCGTGATACAAGTTGTCGTTCACAACAGCATACACACGCTCTGATAGATGCAATTACGGGTTTCATTAATGACAACCTCAATTGGCTGAGCAAGTCAGAAAATGATTACCATTTGTTCAACCTAGGGTACCAGCTGGTTAATTTTTATCGTGGAGAACAAGATCCTCACTTTGCCCAGTTAGAATCCAAATTACAAACTGAGATCACACGCATACTGAACAGCTACGGGCCGCTCAAAACCAACCGTGAACGAACGCTATATCTGGCTGTACTCGAATCGATCAATTACAACCGTCAGTGTGACGCTTACGCGGTGTGTGACAAGCCACAGGAAATTATTTCGCAGGTACTAGGCAATCGTCTGATGTGTCCGTCAGGCAATCTGTTTATCTGGGCGCAGGATATGACTGCGGAGCAGCTGGCATGGACTTGTAATTCGCTCAAGGCTCATGAAGACCACTTTCATCAACTGTTGCGTACAGATCGGGTTCCGGTTACACCGGATGACAACGACTCGCTCAGAATGGTGATATTTAATGATAAAAAAGAGTGGGTCACGTACGGTGGAGTGCTGTTTAATGTCAGCACTAACAATGGGGGAACTTATCGGGAGGGAGATCCGTCCGCGCCGGGCGATCAGGCTACCTTTTATGCTTATGAACACGTATCTGAGCGGCCGGTTTTTGACATCTGGAATCTGCGGCATGAGTATGTTCATTATCTGGAAGGGCGTTATATCTCAAAAGGCGACTTTCATGACAGCAATAGCGCGGGTCGTACAGTCTGGTTTGGTGAAGGGATTGCGGAATATAGCTCGCTGAAGAACTGTAACCCTTATGCTGTTGAAGAGGCCAGAAAGGGGACTTATTCACTTTCCACTATATTTAGCAACGAGTATGGAGTGGGGCAAACACGGATCTACGACTGGGGCTACCTGGCAACACGCTTTATGTACGAGCAACAAAACGCCGCGTTCTTCGATATGCTGACATTGTTTAAGGAAGGCGACTTCGCGCGCTACCGCTCTGAGCTGGTAGACAAATGGGTCGCTCAGAAGTTGTATGACGACCAGTTTGCAAACTGGCTGGGACAAGTAGATTCGACAGGGTGTGTTATTGACACCACGCGTCCTCCTTCACCAGTGGAGCCTGTGAATGTTGATGACATTCAGGGGAGTGATCAGGTTGGCATCAATGCCTGTGGGGTGCAATCAGCGTCTGACAGAACTTTGGCGGGTCAGGCCAGGTGTTTGTCAGGTACAGATACCCGACAGCTAAAAGAGTACCCTATTTACGTGCCCGAAGGGCTGCAAAACGTTTCTCTGGAGATCACGCTACGTCATGGCACGGGCAATGCGGATCTTTACTATGAGTATGGCCGTCCGGATAACGGCTGGCGTTATACCCATGAATCAACAGGGCCCAATAATGATGAAACCCTGGTTTTAGATAACATCGAAAAAGGTTGGCACTATATTGCGGTTGGCACTGAAACAGGCTATCAAGATGCCACTTTGTTAGCCCGTTATATTCAGCAGCCTATTACAGGTGAAAATGAACTGCAAAATGGGGTTGCTGTTCCCGTCAATGTGTCTGATAGCGGTCAACTGATGTATACCATGGCGGTGCCTGCTGGTGCGACTAATATTACCTTCAACACCACAGGCGGAACAGGGGAGCTTGACTTACATGTGAAGTTTGGTAACGAGGCAAGCAAAACTGACTATGACTGTCGTCCCTGGAAAGTCGGTAACCGTGAAACCTGTTATTTTAGTACAACGAGTGGCGGGGTTTACTATATCCTGCTGAGCGCCGACCCCATGTTTAGCGGAGCTACGCTGACGGGGCGTTATGACATTAATTAA
- a CDS encoding sugar phosphate isomerase/epimerase family protein, producing the protein MTFFKRFLTTLVCTGLLTACNAQKDAHGEDNQAVLRLERSQIPAISVQLWSVNHTLKKDFKGTLEAISAMGFDAVEFAGDFGPYHNDPQGLKRYLDALGLEVSGAHVKMRDLTDDKFEQTVAFYQQLGSPMMIVPSDKRAEQAETIESFVAELNEVTIKMRAKGMRFGFHNHDRELVPYKNSTYWDYIAANTPEDFVLQLDVGWAEYAGKDPVAYINRYPNRTITTHFKAKYPATVTNKKPLIGQDVTNWPAVIYANVKSGGTQWLVLEQEEYPDGLTQLEAVQVSKQGLDDIIAQLTN; encoded by the coding sequence ATGACGTTTTTTAAACGCTTTCTCACAACGCTGGTATGCACGGGGTTGCTAACTGCATGTAACGCGCAAAAGGATGCTCACGGCGAAGACAATCAAGCGGTTTTGCGCCTTGAACGGTCACAGATCCCCGCAATTAGTGTGCAGTTATGGTCCGTCAACCATACGCTGAAAAAGGACTTTAAGGGCACTTTAGAAGCTATTTCGGCAATGGGGTTTGATGCGGTTGAATTTGCCGGAGACTTTGGCCCTTATCACAATGATCCGCAGGGGTTAAAACGTTATCTGGATGCTCTTGGTCTTGAGGTAAGTGGTGCACACGTAAAAATGCGTGATTTAACCGACGATAAGTTTGAACAGACAGTGGCTTTTTATCAGCAGTTGGGCAGTCCTATGATGATAGTGCCCAGTGATAAACGGGCAGAGCAGGCCGAAACCATAGAATCTTTTGTAGCGGAGCTGAATGAAGTAACGATAAAAATGCGGGCTAAAGGTATGCGTTTTGGTTTTCATAACCATGACCGCGAGCTGGTGCCTTACAAAAACAGCACGTACTGGGATTATATTGCTGCAAATACGCCCGAAGATTTTGTATTGCAACTGGATGTGGGCTGGGCCGAGTACGCTGGAAAAGATCCCGTGGCGTACATTAATCGCTATCCGAACAGAACCATTACTACGCACTTTAAAGCCAAATATCCAGCAACAGTGACAAATAAGAAACCCCTAATCGGACAGGATGTAACTAACTGGCCCGCGGTGATCTACGCCAATGTTAAAAGTGGTGGGACACAATGGCTAGTGCTGGAGCAAGAAGAATACCCGGACGGATTAACTCAACTAGAGGCGGTTCAGGTATCAAAGCAAGGATTGGACGACATCATTGCACAACTGACTAATTAG
- a CDS encoding PKD domain-containing protein yields MKKRIIAGLCSFSACIAPLAVHASVKHANTVTNAVEAKLAHNEWPQDPLVPSCGADHNGQDWAKLQKSTAKQPVGLMAPFAQPMMVAAQSAPLSPELLRNSTAVAGRYYIPVVFHVYGDAYNCSDASQKCLTDEKIQDALTKLNNDFLGLSVDSPEVSPQFQAIRENLNIEFVLAGKDPQGNPTNGIVRYSHDQTGYGNHDDETLAKIQADAWDNFSYMNVYLMHDLYDDGKETNSGVAWYPELAMTEENTARVVYNGHYVGNNTSENFRSVLTHEFGHWLNLIHTFETKQCSITNEAFCDSTGDRSCDTPQMSMPNEMQNNAPNCLGQATNTENFMHYSDNYAMFTREQVSRMTAALHNPARNTLWSNDNLIKTGLSQYVSDSGHPWDGNSGLDVEPQGEVLASYQIPFAGKDTVETFEINLPYNAHNILFYLNGHSEDPDLYVSKGQVPTPPANAEDQWVADLISFNSPGDSEAVTVDTPDVHSPYFASVHAFTAYSDTTLSVIQGADPYLNEGEQRYSLFKLDGLWANKHNASWPDRAGKTFDFQFSVPQEATRTVVVVPGGYQGPKMADGSIKRNGDLDMYVAKDRAVSKTQFDCRPFTWKGITEYCEFEGGGDFDVIIDPFETYTNASIQVYYEIADTQNQLPFANINGQSRAEAVGHALEFSSAGSNDPDGEIVSFLWDFGDGTQSTQAEVDHIYTMTGTYPVSLTVTDNAGNQSTAHASAVITELSPEDAPLCNECERIYLADELNLAARTGGQAYSFEFAVPDAASLVTFELVERYSGDPDIHVSRNQAVSKSQYDCRPWEAPNQTELCQFEQGGIYHVMIDPFKDYESLRFKAYYDIHRDADRSAPNRLPIANAGGNQIVRAGELVLLDGRQSSDQDGELVTYLWDLGHGTTQVGETISHHFERAGSYPVSLTVTDDKGASSSKQVIIRVLPIGDFDEDGNVDSDDISAVRAAIAANLPLDSSFDINGDGVIDNADVTELTALCSFANCSNIPPPPQPPFAQASVVTSDIQIGQSVAFSSAGSDDEYGQITAFHWDFGDGAQSDFANPNHSYALAGVYQATLTVTDNDNMTASAVVTVIVDHPPLTNACTGSDGSAVRRLTPSQPHCINSTRGYSFAGMDRGPKTVAVTLINAPADTRIYFGDGHWPKSDGSDHDAVSVTDADQQCLFYEITDQSRYWGYLVMSGNPLGATIVVDYDVAGCRPH; encoded by the coding sequence ATGAAGAAACGCATTATTGCGGGGCTATGCTCGTTTAGTGCCTGCATTGCACCTTTAGCAGTGCACGCAAGCGTCAAACATGCCAACACCGTGACGAACGCAGTTGAAGCGAAACTTGCGCACAATGAGTGGCCTCAGGACCCGCTCGTACCCAGCTGTGGCGCAGACCACAATGGTCAGGACTGGGCAAAATTGCAAAAATCTACAGCTAAGCAACCTGTGGGGTTGATGGCACCATTTGCACAGCCCATGATGGTAGCAGCGCAAAGTGCGCCATTGTCGCCCGAGCTATTGCGCAATAGCACCGCAGTGGCGGGGCGCTACTATATCCCAGTTGTGTTCCATGTATACGGTGACGCCTACAACTGCAGCGATGCCAGCCAGAAGTGTCTGACTGACGAGAAAATACAGGATGCGCTGACTAAGTTAAATAATGACTTTCTGGGATTGTCGGTTGACTCACCTGAGGTCTCTCCTCAGTTTCAGGCGATCCGTGAAAATTTGAATATCGAATTTGTGCTGGCGGGTAAAGACCCTCAGGGCAACCCGACTAATGGCATTGTTCGCTATAGTCACGATCAGACCGGCTACGGTAACCATGATGATGAAACGCTGGCGAAAATACAGGCTGATGCCTGGGACAACTTCAGTTATATGAATGTGTATCTCATGCATGACTTGTATGATGATGGTAAGGAGACTAATTCCGGTGTTGCCTGGTATCCGGAATTAGCGATGACTGAGGAAAATACCGCACGAGTCGTCTATAACGGCCATTATGTAGGTAACAACACCAGTGAAAATTTTCGCTCGGTACTGACCCATGAATTTGGCCATTGGCTTAACCTGATCCACACCTTTGAAACTAAGCAGTGTTCAATTACGAACGAAGCGTTCTGTGATTCAACCGGAGACCGTAGCTGCGATACACCGCAGATGTCTATGCCCAATGAAATGCAGAACAATGCGCCTAACTGCCTGGGACAGGCTACCAATACCGAAAATTTCATGCACTACTCAGACAACTACGCCATGTTTACGCGTGAGCAGGTATCTCGCATGACTGCGGCACTACATAACCCTGCCAGAAACACCTTGTGGTCTAACGATAACCTGATCAAAACAGGTCTGTCTCAGTATGTCAGCGACTCAGGTCATCCGTGGGATGGTAACTCGGGGTTAGATGTGGAACCGCAGGGAGAGGTACTGGCCAGTTATCAAATTCCTTTTGCAGGCAAAGATACGGTGGAGACTTTTGAGATAAACTTGCCGTATAACGCGCACAATATCTTGTTCTATCTCAATGGTCACAGCGAAGATCCGGATTTGTATGTATCAAAAGGGCAGGTACCAACACCACCTGCCAATGCGGAAGATCAATGGGTAGCCGATTTGATATCTTTCAACAGTCCTGGAGACAGTGAAGCGGTTACGGTAGATACACCCGATGTCCATTCCCCCTATTTTGCCTCGGTTCATGCATTTACTGCCTACAGCGATACCACGCTGAGTGTGATCCAAGGTGCAGACCCTTACCTCAATGAGGGGGAGCAGCGTTATTCCTTGTTTAAACTCGATGGCCTATGGGCGAATAAGCACAATGCTTCCTGGCCGGACCGTGCCGGTAAAACCTTTGACTTCCAATTCAGTGTACCGCAAGAGGCTACCCGTACTGTGGTTGTCGTCCCTGGCGGTTATCAGGGGCCGAAGATGGCAGATGGGTCAATCAAGAGAAATGGCGATTTGGATATGTACGTGGCCAAAGACAGAGCTGTCTCAAAAACACAGTTTGATTGTCGACCTTTCACCTGGAAAGGGATCACGGAATACTGTGAGTTTGAGGGGGGTGGTGATTTTGATGTGATCATCGATCCCTTTGAAACTTACACCAATGCCAGCATTCAGGTGTATTACGAAATAGCAGATACGCAAAACCAACTACCATTCGCGAATATCAACGGCCAATCGCGCGCAGAAGCGGTAGGTCACGCACTTGAGTTTTCAAGCGCTGGGTCTAACGATCCAGATGGTGAGATAGTCTCATTTCTGTGGGATTTTGGCGATGGGACGCAAAGCACTCAAGCAGAAGTCGACCATATTTATACAATGACCGGTACTTATCCGGTTAGCCTTACGGTTACTGATAATGCCGGGAATCAAAGCACAGCACATGCCAGCGCAGTGATCACTGAGCTATCGCCAGAGGATGCACCTTTGTGCAATGAGTGTGAACGTATTTACCTGGCCGATGAGCTAAACCTGGCAGCCAGAACTGGTGGACAGGCTTATAGTTTTGAATTTGCAGTGCCGGATGCTGCGTCTCTGGTAACTTTTGAGCTGGTGGAGCGTTACAGTGGAGACCCGGATATTCATGTTAGTCGAAATCAGGCCGTGTCCAAGTCTCAGTATGACTGTCGTCCCTGGGAAGCGCCAAATCAAACCGAATTATGTCAGTTCGAGCAAGGCGGTATATATCACGTGATGATTGACCCGTTCAAGGATTATGAATCGCTGCGCTTCAAAGCGTACTATGATATCCATCGTGATGCTGACCGTTCAGCACCGAACCGTTTACCGATAGCCAACGCTGGTGGTAACCAAATCGTCAGAGCCGGGGAGCTGGTTTTGCTGGATGGACGTCAGTCGAGCGATCAGGATGGCGAGCTTGTTACCTATCTGTGGGATCTTGGGCATGGCACGACTCAGGTGGGTGAGACTATCAGTCATCACTTCGAACGTGCTGGCAGTTACCCCGTGAGCCTTACTGTGACCGATGATAAAGGCGCGAGCAGCAGCAAACAGGTGATCATTCGGGTATTGCCAATTGGTGACTTTGATGAAGATGGCAATGTTGACAGTGATGACATCAGCGCGGTGCGCGCCGCTATTGCAGCAAACCTGCCATTGGACAGCTCGTTTGATATCAATGGCGATGGCGTGATCGACAACGCTGATGTAACCGAACTGACTGCTTTGTGTAGCTTTGCAAATTGCTCCAACATTCCACCGCCACCTCAGCCTCCATTTGCACAGGCCAGTGTAGTAACGAGCGACATTCAAATTGGCCAGTCAGTGGCGTTCAGTAGTGCGGGCTCGGACGATGAGTATGGTCAGATCACAGCTTTCCACTGGGACTTTGGTGATGGCGCACAAAGCGACTTTGCCAACCCAAATCACAGTTACGCACTAGCAGGCGTATATCAGGCAACTTTAACGGTCACCGACAATGACAATATGACAGCCAGCGCAGTTGTCACAGTAATCGTTGACCATCCGCCCCTGACTAACGCTTGCACGGGCTCAGATGGTTCAGCGGTGAGACGTCTGACTCCGAGTCAACCGCACTGCATCAACAGCACCCGAGGCTATTCATTTGCAGGAATGGATCGCGGTCCAAAAACAGTTGCTGTTACATTGATTAATGCGCCCGCAGATACCCGTATTTACTTTGGTGACGGTCACTGGCCCAAATCAGATGGCAGCGATCATGACGCGGTGTCTGTGACAGACGCTGATCAGCAATGTCTGTTTTATGAAATCACAGACCAATCTCGCTACTGGGGCTATCTGGTGATGTCAGGTAACCCGCTTGGCGCCACAATCGTTGTTGATTATGACGTTGCTGGTTGCCGCCCACACTAA
- a CDS encoding GMC oxidoreductase, giving the protein MYIKESKQTYDAIVIGSGITGGWAVKEFCEKGFKTLLIERGRVVEHRKDYVGEGKPPWEQTLRSKVPRAEVEQQYHIQKNCYAFNDSTKHFFGNDKDLPFGTAKGTDFWWIRANQLGGKSLLWHRFSYRWSDFDFNANKLDGYGNDWPIRYQDLVRWYSYVERHVGICGQKESLPQLPDSEFLPPFDMTAPELYIKQQLEAAFPDRKLIHGRQAHLTKPSTHHLAQGRGQCQARNECQKGCSFGAYFSTQSSTLPDAAKTGNLHIAPNSVVHSLIYDAISNRVKGVRVIDNDDLSQREYFGKVVFLCASTLGSTQILLNSRNKAFPNGLANRSGVLGHYLMDHNYNAWARAEIPGFEDSFYSGRRPGGLYIPNFYFKPDPKRPFLRGYGMSAGAYREDWKALQHKDGIGVAFKQRLQKPGKWQFWLGAQGEMLPRFENSVQLHAFKKDKWGIPQLEINCRFSENERLMMLDAAEQGQAMLEKIGLENVSSGLHDKPPGSGIHELGTARMGKDPKDSVLNGFNQSHDIPNLFVTDGASFCSSAVQNPSLTFMALTVRAVDYAAKEIAARRI; this is encoded by the coding sequence ATGTACATCAAAGAATCAAAACAAACGTATGATGCCATTGTAATTGGCTCTGGGATAACGGGAGGATGGGCTGTAAAGGAATTCTGTGAAAAAGGCTTTAAAACACTGCTCATCGAGCGAGGGCGGGTTGTTGAGCATCGTAAAGATTACGTCGGCGAAGGTAAACCACCATGGGAACAGACGCTTCGTAGCAAAGTGCCACGGGCGGAGGTTGAACAGCAATATCATATTCAGAAAAATTGCTATGCCTTTAATGACAGTACTAAGCACTTTTTTGGCAATGATAAAGACTTACCTTTTGGAACGGCAAAGGGCACTGATTTTTGGTGGATCCGCGCCAATCAGTTGGGGGGTAAATCTTTATTATGGCATCGCTTTTCATATCGCTGGAGTGACTTTGACTTTAATGCGAATAAATTGGATGGATATGGAAATGATTGGCCTATTCGATATCAAGACCTGGTGCGCTGGTATTCCTATGTAGAGCGTCATGTGGGTATTTGCGGACAGAAAGAGTCATTGCCACAGCTTCCCGACAGTGAATTTTTACCTCCGTTTGATATGACGGCGCCTGAGTTATACATAAAACAACAGCTTGAAGCCGCTTTTCCTGATAGAAAGCTGATCCACGGCAGGCAGGCACATTTGACTAAACCCAGCACACATCATCTGGCTCAGGGCCGGGGACAGTGTCAGGCGCGTAATGAATGCCAAAAAGGTTGTTCCTTCGGTGCATACTTCTCGACGCAAAGCTCAACACTTCCAGATGCAGCGAAAACCGGAAACTTACATATAGCGCCAAATAGCGTGGTGCACAGCCTGATCTACGATGCCATCAGCAATCGCGTTAAAGGTGTGCGAGTCATAGATAATGATGACCTGTCACAACGCGAGTATTTTGGCAAAGTGGTGTTTTTATGTGCATCTACGCTGGGTTCTACACAAATCTTGCTTAATTCTCGTAATAAGGCTTTTCCTAACGGCCTTGCCAATCGCTCTGGCGTACTAGGCCATTATCTTATGGATCATAACTATAACGCCTGGGCCCGAGCAGAGATCCCTGGCTTTGAAGACTCTTTTTATTCCGGCAGACGTCCAGGTGGCTTGTACATACCTAATTTCTACTTCAAGCCGGATCCGAAAAGACCATTCTTACGCGGATATGGCATGTCTGCGGGAGCTTATCGCGAGGACTGGAAGGCGTTGCAGCACAAGGATGGTATTGGTGTCGCATTCAAACAACGGTTACAAAAGCCTGGAAAGTGGCAGTTCTGGCTGGGGGCACAGGGAGAGATGTTGCCCCGATTCGAAAACAGTGTGCAACTGCACGCATTTAAAAAAGACAAATGGGGTATACCACAGCTTGAGATTAACTGCCGTTTCTCAGAAAACGAGCGACTGATGATGCTGGACGCCGCAGAGCAGGGCCAGGCAATGTTAGAAAAGATAGGCCTGGAAAATGTTTCTTCCGGCCTGCATGACAAACCGCCCGGATCAGGGATCCACGAACTGGGTACAGCCAGAATGGGCAAGGATCCGAAAGACTCTGTACTTAACGGTTTTAACCAGAGTCATGATATTCCAAATCTATTTGTTACTGACGGAGCGAGCTTTTGCTCATCCGCGGTGCAAAACCCCAGTCTGACATTTATGGCATTAACAGTCAGAGCTGTGGACTACGCGGCGAAAGAAATCGCCGCAAGACGTATTTAA
- a CDS encoding MFS transporter: MSRQVKQWAFITACVALTVTAMTFAIRAGMLSQLSLVLQLTDSQLGWVNAMAFFGFPVATIVGGALYKVLGAKRLLMIAFIGHILGLLCTLFASGFYSLMFATFLIGLANGAVEAGCNPMVTQLFPGKQTTMLNRFHVWFPGGIVLGALVSISMTYLGLGWQSQFACLLVPTLLYGALLIRLPDNFTEEQTPANSQRPALKALFSPLFLFMLLCMTLTASTELLTQQWIERILRESGASAMLTLALITGVMAVGRYFAGPVIKQLNPLGVLLMSSVTAYLGIRFMAIAQGTEVYYAAIIFALGVTYFWPTMLGFVSEKLPRTGALGLGVMGAAGMLAVSIWNPVIGQLIEREQAPGTQNAFDTLVALSYFPLSLIVAFGLLLLGSFYKARRQTPKEVCHDS, from the coding sequence ATGAGCAGGCAAGTCAAGCAATGGGCGTTTATTACAGCATGCGTTGCGCTGACAGTAACAGCGATGACTTTTGCTATCCGTGCAGGCATGTTGTCGCAGCTTAGCCTGGTATTGCAGCTGACCGACAGCCAGCTTGGCTGGGTTAATGCAATGGCATTTTTCGGATTTCCTGTAGCCACAATCGTTGGAGGTGCACTTTACAAAGTGCTGGGTGCTAAGCGGTTACTCATGATTGCATTTATTGGCCATATTTTGGGTTTATTGTGCACCCTGTTTGCCTCTGGATTCTACAGCCTGATGTTTGCAACCTTCCTTATAGGTCTGGCGAATGGCGCTGTTGAAGCAGGCTGTAACCCAATGGTTACCCAGTTATTTCCTGGTAAACAAACAACCATGCTAAACCGGTTTCATGTTTGGTTTCCGGGCGGTATCGTGTTGGGAGCGCTGGTTTCAATATCAATGACCTATTTGGGCCTTGGCTGGCAGTCTCAGTTTGCCTGCCTGCTTGTTCCGACTTTGCTATATGGCGCATTGCTTATTCGTTTACCCGACAACTTTACCGAAGAGCAGACGCCTGCGAATTCGCAGCGCCCTGCGTTAAAGGCGCTGTTTTCACCACTCTTTTTGTTCATGCTGTTGTGTATGACACTGACGGCGAGCACTGAGCTGTTAACCCAACAATGGATTGAGCGCATACTCCGGGAGTCCGGTGCTTCTGCCATGCTGACTCTGGCGCTGATCACTGGGGTTATGGCTGTCGGGCGTTATTTTGCAGGGCCTGTCATTAAGCAACTTAACCCACTGGGTGTGCTGCTCATGTCCTCTGTGACGGCGTATTTAGGGATCCGCTTTATGGCCATTGCCCAGGGCACAGAGGTGTATTACGCGGCTATCATTTTTGCCCTGGGGGTCACTTATTTTTGGCCCACTATGCTTGGATTTGTGTCTGAGAAGCTGCCCAGGACTGGTGCACTTGGCCTGGGAGTAATGGGGGCTGCTGGCATGCTTGCTGTTAGTATCTGGAACCCTGTTATAGGCCAGTTAATCGAGCGAGAGCAGGCACCAGGCACTCAAAATGCATTCGATACTTTAGTTGCTTTGAGTTACTTCCCACTTAGTCTGATTGTGGCTTTTGGACTGCTTTTGTTGGGCAGCTTCTATAAAGCCAGACGCCAAACTCCTAAAGAGGTATGCCATGACAGCTGA
- a CDS encoding gluconate 2-dehydrogenase subunit 3 family protein: MTAEHTNQSRRRFLQGVLISLGAGLSQGFIGENALAAALSYRITPDGEPHQARVLSNEQLKLLKRVCNTIIPATETPGAGDIGVHGFIDHYLYHCYDLNAHTRMRAILSVIETSSLRIYGHSFALLNDEKQVVHLTRLETAAKPFSEQQRADFKQLKALVCFGYYTSETGASKELVYQAYPGGFKGQVAYSGQAGYGSLAYY; this comes from the coding sequence ATGACAGCTGAACACACTAATCAATCAAGAAGGCGCTTTTTACAGGGCGTACTCATTAGCTTGGGAGCTGGTCTGAGCCAGGGATTTATTGGTGAGAATGCGCTGGCAGCAGCGCTGAGTTATCGGATTACGCCTGACGGTGAACCCCATCAGGCCAGAGTGCTGAGTAATGAACAGCTGAAGCTGCTAAAGAGAGTATGCAACACTATAATCCCGGCGACTGAAACGCCCGGCGCTGGTGATATAGGCGTTCATGGTTTTATTGATCACTATCTATATCATTGCTACGACCTGAATGCACATACCCGTATGCGGGCGATACTGAGCGTTATCGAAACCAGCAGTCTGCGTATATATGGACATTCATTCGCACTGCTTAATGATGAAAAGCAAGTGGTTCACTTAACCCGGCTAGAGACCGCAGCCAAGCCGTTCTCAGAGCAGCAACGCGCTGATTTTAAACAGCTTAAGGCACTGGTTTGCTTTGGTTATTATACGTCAGAAACCGGAGCCAGTAAGGAGCTTGTATATCAGGCTTATCCCGGTGGATTCAAAGGTCAGGTTGCCTATAGCGGGCAAGCTGGCTATGGCTCATTGGCTTATTACTAA